The Arthrobacter sp. PM3 genome contains the following window.
GGTTGCTCCGTAAACGCCCTTTTCAGGGCCGTAAAGGACCGTTACGGAGCAGCTGCTGCGGCCAGCGCCGCGTGCACCCGCCGCAACCGGTCCAGCCACCAGTCCCGGCGCTCCGGGGGTGCGGCGTACTCGGCCAGGAGTTCCGGCGCCGGGTTCACGTCGCGGAGGCGGATGGCGCCGTCGTCGGGCACCAGGGAATCGGGGGTGACGTCGGCCGCGAGCAGGGACACCGTTCCCAGGCCGCAGGCGTAGGGCAGTTCAGGCAGCGCGGCGGCCAGGGCCAGCCCGGCCCGGATCCCCACTGAGGTGTCCAGCGCCGAACTCACCACTGCCGGCAGCCCCGCCTGCGCCACAATGTCCAGGGCCCGGCGCACTCCGCCGAGCGGGGCTACCTTCACCACGATCAGGTCTGCCGCGCCGGCGCGCGCCACCTTGAGGGGGTCGTCCTCCTTGCGGACGCTCTCATCCGCGGCGACCAGTACGGGGACGCCGGCGGCGCGGAGCCGGTGCCGGACCTCGGCCAGGCCCGCAATGTCCGGCACGGGCTGTTCGGCGTATTCAAGTCCGACGGCGGCGAGCCGGGTCAGTGCCGTGACGGCCCCGGGCACGTCCCAGCCGCCGTTCGCGTCGACCCGGATCGCGGCGCCCGGCAGCGCCTCCCGGACGGCCGCCACCCGGGCGGTGTCGTCCGCGAGGTCCTGGCCGGGTTCGGCAACCTTGACTTTGACCGCGTCCACCCGGCCGAAGCGGGCCAGGACCTCGGGCACCCGGCCCGCCGGCACGGCCGGCACGGTGGCGTTGACCGGGATGCTTTGCCGCAGCGGCGCCGGGAACCCGGACCAGCCGGCCT
Protein-coding sequences here:
- a CDS encoding o-succinylbenzoate synthase, encoding MPALPPDSQAPPAAFLPGLDELLAGAHVVSLPMRVKFRGILQREALLLRGPLGWGEFCPFPEYGDAEASRWLAAAVEAGWSGFPAPLRQSIPVNATVPAVPAGRVPEVLARFGRVDAVKVKVAEPGQDLADDTARVAAVREALPGAAIRVDANGGWDVPGAVTALTRLAAVGLEYAEQPVPDIAGLAEVRHRLRAAGVPVLVAADESVRKEDDPLKVARAGAADLIVVKVAPLGGVRRALDIVAQAGLPAVVSSALDTSVGIRAGLALAAALPELPYACGLGTVSLLAADVTPDSLVPDDGAIRLRDVNPAPELLAEYAAPPERRDWWLDRLRRVHAALAAAAAP